A region of Sphingobium amiense DNA encodes the following proteins:
- a CDS encoding single-stranded DNA-binding protein — MQNIVILAGNIGMDPESRTTQGGTRITHFTLATSRPRYSEGKVVRDEKGYRVQDTEWHRITAFNGLGKTVQEHCTKGMKLLVRGRIHYSEWTDGDGVERYGTEIIAETIDFLSRAKSKSDEAGDPDPELDDDVPF, encoded by the coding sequence ATGCAGAACATCGTCATTCTTGCCGGCAATATCGGCATGGATCCGGAGAGCCGCACCACCCAGGGCGGGACCCGCATCACCCACTTCACCCTGGCGACCTCGCGTCCCCGCTATTCGGAAGGCAAGGTCGTTCGCGATGAGAAAGGCTACCGCGTCCAGGACACCGAATGGCATCGGATCACCGCGTTCAATGGCCTCGGCAAGACCGTGCAGGAGCATTGCACCAAGGGCATGAAGCTGCTGGTGCGCGGCCGCATCCATTACAGCGAATGGACCGATGGCGACGGCGTCGAGCGCTACGGCACCGAGATCATCGCCGAGACGATCGACTTCCTCAGCCGGGCGAAATCGAAGTCCGACGAGGCCGGCGACCCTGATCCTGAGCTCGACGACGACGTGCCCTTCTGA
- a CDS encoding IS110 family RNA-guided transposase produces the protein MTKRSSTPADAVLVAIDMSKHRQEVLIERPEGGRRRRMTVMATKADYDRLADDLAAIGRPIVVGFEATGNYHRTLAHRLLAAGFELRLISSVALARTREALHNGWDKNDSKDAQVILHMLQIGATQRYVDPLAAGINDLQEMSKTHEAISKAKTQTWHRILTHYLPLYFPEIERFAGNSRSDWFLALLERFPTPASMTTLGQEAFTREAWSLVGRKVSKARLINDIYETACASVALPVDEESVAVAMFRMVIAQARSLIRQRDEIERTANAMLSENRDYQLLRMIPGIGPINALTILAEAGDLRRFNHHRQFLKFCGLDLATCQSGTFRGRTKLSKYGNARLRRTFWMATQVAIRQRDNSFRDKLGRYVAGHGNDPDRRRKAMTALTAKMARVAHAVIKTGTEYRPFVERTDTRWKDPSLWSREGAAATL, from the coding sequence ATGACCAAGCGCAGTTCTACTCCGGCCGATGCCGTGCTGGTAGCCATCGATATGTCCAAGCACCGCCAGGAAGTGCTGATCGAACGCCCGGAGGGCGGACGACGTCGCCGCATGACAGTCATGGCTACCAAGGCTGATTACGACCGCCTCGCGGACGATCTGGCAGCCATCGGCAGACCTATCGTCGTTGGCTTTGAGGCCACCGGCAACTACCACCGTACGCTGGCGCACCGACTGCTAGCTGCGGGTTTCGAGCTGCGCCTGATTTCGTCGGTCGCCTTGGCACGGACGCGTGAGGCGTTGCATAATGGCTGGGACAAGAACGATTCCAAAGACGCCCAGGTAATTCTGCACATGCTCCAGATCGGCGCCACTCAGCGCTACGTCGACCCGCTGGCCGCCGGCATCAACGACCTGCAGGAGATGTCGAAGACGCACGAGGCCATTTCCAAGGCGAAGACGCAGACCTGGCACCGCATCCTGACCCATTACCTGCCTTTGTATTTTCCCGAGATCGAACGTTTTGCGGGCAACAGCCGGTCCGACTGGTTCCTGGCTCTGCTCGAACGGTTTCCGACACCGGCCAGCATGACGACGCTCGGTCAGGAGGCCTTCACGCGCGAGGCCTGGTCACTGGTCGGCCGCAAGGTCTCCAAGGCCCGCTTAATCAACGATATCTACGAGACGGCCTGCGCCTCGGTTGCACTGCCGGTCGACGAGGAATCCGTCGCGGTCGCCATGTTCCGCATGGTCATCGCACAAGCCCGCAGCCTGATCCGGCAACGCGATGAGATCGAGCGGACCGCCAATGCCATGCTCAGCGAGAACCGCGACTATCAGCTCCTGCGCATGATCCCCGGGATCGGCCCGATCAACGCGCTGACGATCCTCGCCGAGGCTGGCGATCTTCGGCGCTTCAACCATCATCGCCAGTTCCTGAAGTTTTGCGGGCTCGACCTGGCCACCTGTCAGTCAGGCACCTTCCGAGGCCGAACCAAGCTCTCGAAGTACGGCAATGCCCGGCTACGCCGCACCTTCTGGATGGCGACCCAGGTCGCCATTCGCCAGCGCGACAACAGTTTCCGCGACAAGCTTGGTCGCTATGTGGCCGGCCACGGCAACGACCCTGATCGCCGCCGCAAGGCGATGACCGCACTCACCGCCAAGATGGCGCGCGTCGCGCACGCCGTCATCAAGACGGGAACCGAGTACCGTCCGTTCGTCGAACGGACGGACACCAGATGGAAGGACCCCTCTCTGTGGAGCCGTGAGGGCGCAGCCGCGACCCTGTAG
- the ccoS gene encoding cbb3-type cytochrome oxidase assembly protein CcoS produces MSGILWLVPVALLMGLAGLGAFLWSMRTGQYDDLDGAAERVVTDAKSDQPLVEPDDWRPETEGEANRLR; encoded by the coding sequence ATGAGCGGGATCCTGTGGCTGGTGCCGGTCGCGCTGCTGATGGGCCTTGCTGGGCTGGGCGCCTTTCTTTGGTCGATGCGCACCGGGCAGTATGATGATCTGGATGGAGCGGCCGAGCGAGTCGTGACCGACGCCAAGTCAGACCAGCCTCTTGTCGAACCTGATGATTGGCGACCCGAAACCGAGGGCGAGGCAAATCGTTTGCGATAA
- a CDS encoding heavy metal translocating P-type ATPase produces MASHAMPAVQAPTSLTGQSVDELIFASQSLDDGTMRTQLSVPTAHCGGCMAKIERILGNLEGVVAARVNLSTRRVTVTWRQAQTASAPPLLATLNEAGFEANLLSQPDERADPEKRRLIVATAVAGFAAMNIMLLSVSVWSGADPATRQLFHLISALLALPAVFFSGRIFFLSAWSALRAGRTNMDVPISIGIVLTLGLSIYDTLHFGRHAYFDAVVTLIFFLLVGRTLDHAMRDKARSAVLGLTRMTPAGANVIGTDGSRAFRPLEDVSVGDVILVAPGERVPLDGLVLAGEGDLDTAAVTGEAMPVPVRPGSTLVSGMLNLNGSLKVRVTNSHARSFLSEMVRMMEAAEQGRARYRRLADRVAAYYSPIIHSLALAVFAGWFLDTGDWHRALTIAISVLIVTCPCALGLAIPMVQVAAAKRLFEHGIALKDGSALERLAQVDTVIFDKTGTLTHGDLRVSKIAIDEPYRAIVMALASRSNHPVARAIAANGGALSGLDLDSFSELPGRGLEGQRNGHLFRLGRADWALNPGTGESGGFQTVFSVDGELAGHFAFLDVEKTSAREAVAKLDALGLPIELLSGDHIASVSGFANAIGIAHWRAGLLPQHKVERLQALADSQRLTLMVGDGLNDGPALAAAHVSMAPSNAADIGRAAADIVYLGQDLDAVPRAVQIARAARQRVRQNLALSVGYNLLVIPVAMAGYVTPLLAAVAMSLSSISVVANSLRIPAARGSRLSRRAPAPTLVPLAATR; encoded by the coding sequence ATGGCCAGCCATGCCATGCCTGCCGTCCAGGCGCCGACATCATTGACCGGGCAATCGGTCGATGAACTCATCTTCGCCAGCCAATCGCTGGATGACGGAACGATGAGGACGCAACTGTCGGTCCCGACCGCGCATTGCGGCGGATGCATGGCGAAGATCGAGCGCATCCTTGGTAACCTCGAGGGCGTCGTAGCGGCTCGGGTCAATCTATCGACGCGGCGTGTGACCGTCACATGGCGGCAAGCGCAAACCGCGAGTGCACCGCCTTTGCTGGCAACGCTGAACGAGGCGGGCTTCGAGGCAAATCTTCTCAGCCAACCGGACGAACGCGCCGATCCCGAAAAGCGCCGGCTGATCGTCGCGACAGCGGTCGCCGGCTTCGCGGCGATGAACATCATGCTGCTTTCGGTGTCGGTCTGGTCAGGCGCCGACCCCGCTACGCGGCAGCTGTTCCATCTCATCTCGGCGCTGCTCGCGCTTCCCGCGGTATTCTTTTCGGGGCGCATCTTCTTCTTGTCGGCATGGTCGGCATTGCGCGCGGGACGCACCAATATGGATGTGCCCATCTCGATCGGCATCGTCCTGACACTGGGTCTCAGCATCTACGACACGCTGCATTTCGGACGCCATGCCTATTTCGACGCGGTCGTGACGCTGATCTTTTTCCTGCTTGTCGGACGAACGCTCGACCATGCCATGCGTGACAAGGCCCGTTCGGCCGTGCTCGGGCTGACGCGAATGACGCCTGCGGGCGCGAATGTAATCGGCACGGATGGATCGCGCGCTTTTAGACCGCTCGAGGATGTCTCGGTGGGTGATGTCATCCTCGTCGCGCCAGGCGAGCGTGTTCCGCTGGATGGTCTTGTCCTTGCGGGCGAGGGCGATCTCGACACTGCCGCGGTCACGGGCGAGGCGATGCCGGTGCCGGTACGACCGGGAAGCACGCTCGTTTCGGGCATGCTGAATCTCAATGGTTCGCTCAAGGTGCGTGTGACCAACAGCCACGCGCGGTCCTTTCTATCCGAAATGGTGCGAATGATGGAAGCGGCCGAGCAGGGCAGAGCACGCTATCGCCGTCTCGCCGACCGTGTTGCGGCCTATTACTCGCCGATCATCCATTCGCTGGCCTTGGCCGTGTTTGCCGGGTGGTTCCTTGACACAGGCGATTGGCATCGGGCGCTGACCATTGCCATTTCGGTGCTCATTGTGACCTGTCCCTGCGCGCTTGGTCTCGCCATACCCATGGTTCAGGTCGCCGCGGCGAAGCGCTTGTTCGAGCACGGCATCGCGCTCAAGGATGGAAGCGCGCTCGAGCGGCTTGCACAGGTCGATACCGTGATTTTTGACAAGACCGGCACGCTCACTCATGGCGATTTGCGAGTGAGCAAGATCGCCATCGATGAACCCTATCGCGCAATCGTGATGGCGCTGGCGTCGCGTTCCAACCATCCCGTCGCACGCGCGATTGCCGCCAACGGCGGCGCCTTGTCCGGCCTCGATCTGGACAGTTTTTCCGAGCTGCCGGGCCGGGGTTTGGAGGGCCAGCGGAACGGCCATCTGTTTCGCCTGGGGCGTGCCGATTGGGCTTTGAATCCAGGCACGGGCGAGAGTGGCGGTTTCCAGACCGTGTTCTCGGTCGATGGTGAGCTTGCCGGCCATTTTGCCTTCTTGGACGTTGAAAAGACGAGTGCGCGGGAAGCGGTGGCCAAGCTTGACGCGCTTGGGCTGCCTATCGAACTGCTTTCGGGCGATCACATTGCTTCTGTGTCGGGGTTCGCGAACGCGATCGGTATCGCCCACTGGCGTGCCGGATTGCTGCCGCAGCATAAGGTGGAGCGGCTTCAGGCGCTGGCGGACAGTCAGCGCCTGACCTTGATGGTGGGTGATGGGCTGAACGATGGACCGGCACTGGCGGCGGCGCACGTTTCGATGGCTCCTTCCAATGCCGCCGACATCGGTCGGGCGGCCGCGGATATTGTTTATCTCGGCCAGGATCTCGATGCGGTTCCGCGCGCTGTGCAGATCGCGCGCGCGGCCCGGCAACGTGTCCGCCAGAACCTGGCGCTTTCCGTCGGTTATAACCTTTTGGTGATTCCTGTGGCCATGGCGGGCTATGTCACCCCACTGCTTGCTGCCGTCGCCATGTCGCTTTCGTCGATTTCGGTCGTTGCGAACTCTCTGCGAATTCCCGCAGCACGCGGATCACGGCTTAGCAGGCGAGCGCCGGCACCGACCCTCGTTCCCCTGGCCGCTACCCGATGA
- a CDS encoding DUF2189 domain-containing protein: MSDKSPSYGLLSQTSGIEETKSARFQRHLPASIGFQWLKAGWQDLFHRPMPSLAYGLGIFLLSLAAVAMLALYGRDYILFPALAGFMIIAPLLAIGLYEKSRNREAGRDTSLREMLLVKPAAGPQVLFTGVLLSLLMLLWMRSAVLIYALFFGVRPFPGLPHITAFLLTEPVGWIILGVGTAVGGLFASFAFAISVFAIPMLLDRKVDALTAMGTSTALVWNNLAPMIVWGAIVLALFILCAATGLIGLIVIFPWLGHATWHAYRAVSDTQA, from the coding sequence ATGAGCGATAAAAGCCCCTCTTATGGCTTGCTGAGCCAGACCTCGGGCATCGAGGAGACGAAGAGCGCGCGGTTTCAGCGCCATCTTCCCGCTTCCATCGGCTTCCAATGGCTCAAGGCCGGATGGCAGGATCTTTTCCATCGGCCGATGCCGAGCCTGGCCTACGGTCTGGGCATTTTCCTTCTGTCTCTCGCTGCTGTCGCGATGCTCGCGCTGTATGGCCGCGACTATATTCTTTTTCCCGCGCTCGCCGGCTTCATGATCATTGCCCCGCTGCTGGCCATCGGACTCTATGAGAAAAGCCGCAACCGAGAAGCGGGACGCGATACGTCGCTGCGCGAAATGCTCCTGGTGAAACCGGCGGCGGGCCCGCAGGTGCTTTTCACCGGGGTCCTGCTCAGCCTGCTGATGCTACTGTGGATGCGATCCGCGGTGCTCATCTATGCGTTGTTCTTCGGCGTGCGCCCCTTTCCCGGCCTGCCTCACATAACCGCCTTCCTGCTGACCGAGCCGGTGGGATGGATTATTCTCGGCGTCGGCACGGCGGTGGGCGGCCTGTTCGCCTCATTCGCTTTTGCGATCAGTGTTTTTGCCATTCCGATGCTCCTCGATCGCAAGGTCGATGCGCTCACGGCGATGGGAACAAGCACGGCGCTCGTCTGGAACAACCTTGCGCCGATGATCGTCTGGGGCGCCATCGTCCTTGCGCTTTTCATACTCTGCGCGGCTACGGGCTTGATCGGCCTCATCGTCATCTTCCCGTGGCTTGGACATGCCACATGGCATGCCTATCGCGCGGTCTCAGACACGCAGGCCTAG
- the ccoP gene encoding cytochrome-c oxidase, cbb3-type subunit III, with the protein MDVERDPVSGHETTGHVWNGIKELDTPVPKGVLIFLIVTHLFAFAWWILMPTWPLGDTYTKGILNIDQRTSVEKHLVDSQAGRADWIKRIESENLEQIAADPRLMTIVRSTGHRLFGDNCAACHGINAKGGYGYPDLTDDDWIWGGDLETIAQTMRVGVNVEHPQGRVSQMPSFGRDGILDADQVSLAANYVYALSHPKFVTNANRTSIVSGREVFMANCAICHGEDARGKRDVGAPNLTDARWIYGGDIDQIVETVHGGRQGHMPTWDERLTDSDIKILALYVHSLSAPQR; encoded by the coding sequence ATGGACGTAGAGCGCGATCCCGTCAGCGGTCATGAAACGACCGGCCATGTCTGGAATGGCATCAAGGAGCTCGATACGCCGGTCCCCAAGGGTGTGCTGATTTTTCTGATCGTCACCCATCTCTTCGCTTTCGCCTGGTGGATTCTCATGCCGACTTGGCCCTTGGGCGACACCTACACCAAGGGAATTCTCAACATCGACCAGCGCACCTCGGTCGAAAAGCACCTGGTCGATTCGCAGGCGGGACGGGCCGACTGGATAAAGCGGATCGAAAGCGAGAACCTCGAGCAGATCGCGGCCGACCCCCGGCTCATGACCATCGTGCGTAGCACCGGCCACCGGTTGTTCGGCGACAACTGCGCCGCCTGCCACGGCATTAATGCCAAGGGGGGTTATGGTTATCCCGATCTGACCGATGACGACTGGATCTGGGGCGGCGACCTTGAGACGATCGCGCAGACCATGCGTGTTGGGGTCAATGTGGAGCATCCGCAGGGGCGCGTCTCGCAGATGCCCTCGTTCGGACGCGACGGGATACTCGATGCCGATCAGGTCAGTCTGGCGGCCAACTATGTCTACGCCTTGTCGCATCCCAAGTTCGTGACGAATGCCAATCGGACGTCGATTGTATCGGGGCGCGAGGTCTTCATGGCCAATTGCGCGATTTGCCATGGCGAGGATGCGCGCGGGAAGCGCGATGTCGGCGCTCCCAATCTGACGGACGCGCGTTGGATCTATGGAGGAGACATCGATCAGATCGTGGAGACCGTCCATGGCGGACGCCAGGGGCATATGCCGACATGGGACGAGCGGCTTACGGACTCGGATATCAAGATATTGGCGCTCTATGTTCATTCGCTGAGCGCGCCTCAGCGATGA
- a CDS encoding cbb3-type cytochrome c oxidase subunit 3 translates to MDISHEALVAFSKSWGLFYLIGLMIGVLIYTFRPSNRGKFNRAKQSVLDQDDKPWT, encoded by the coding sequence ATGGACATAAGCCACGAGGCTCTTGTTGCATTCTCGAAAAGCTGGGGGCTGTTCTACCTCATCGGTCTGATGATCGGTGTCCTCATTTATACGTTCCGGCCGTCCAATCGTGGCAAGTTCAACCGAGCCAAACAAAGCGTTCTCGATCAGGACGACAAGCCATGGACGTAG
- the ccoO gene encoding cytochrome-c oxidase, cbb3-type subunit II, protein MAELFHRKLERSAIGFVLAIIAAASVGGLVEIAPLFTIDETVEEAPDMRLYTPLELAGRNIYVREGCYACHSQMIRTLQDEVERYGPYSLAVESKYDHPMLWGSKRTGPDLARVGGKYSDFWHVAHLTNPRDVVPDSNMPAYPWLARTPLRLADLPLHLKALRAAGVPYTDAMIENASVDAFDQATPESSTSSGITERYGEETQVRVFDDVATEVTEMDALVAYLQVLGRLTDVPYKNTAAPQKPPEPVK, encoded by the coding sequence GTGGCGGAACTGTTTCATCGCAAGCTCGAACGTTCGGCGATCGGCTTCGTGCTCGCCATCATCGCGGCTGCCAGTGTCGGCGGCCTCGTCGAGATCGCTCCGCTTTTCACGATCGACGAGACGGTCGAGGAGGCGCCAGACATGCGGCTCTACACGCCGCTCGAACTGGCGGGGCGAAACATCTATGTGCGCGAAGGATGCTATGCCTGTCACAGCCAGATGATCCGGACGCTGCAGGACGAAGTTGAGCGCTATGGTCCCTATTCGCTCGCGGTCGAATCCAAATATGACCATCCGATGCTCTGGGGTTCGAAGCGCACCGGACCCGACCTCGCCCGCGTTGGCGGCAAATATTCCGATTTCTGGCACGTCGCCCATCTGACCAATCCGCGCGATGTGGTGCCCGATTCCAATATGCCGGCCTATCCCTGGCTGGCGCGGACGCCCTTGCGCCTCGCTGATCTGCCCTTGCACCTCAAGGCGCTGCGGGCCGCGGGGGTGCCCTACACCGATGCCATGATCGAGAATGCGAGCGTCGATGCCTTCGACCAGGCGACACCGGAAAGCTCGACCTCGTCCGGTATCACCGAGCGGTATGGCGAAGAAACGCAGGTTCGCGTGTTCGACGATGTGGCGACCGAGGTCACCGAGATGGACGCGCTCGTCGCCTATCTTCAGGTTCTCGGCCGGCTGACCGACGTGCCGTACAAGAATACGGCCGCGCCGCAGAAGCCGCCAGAGCCGGTGAAATGA
- the ccoN gene encoding cytochrome-c oxidase, cbb3-type subunit I gives MILTLTETERQIALAISVAVGLCGLVLAAAGNQDTMEIHGWLILAIAAICAIIVIRGIWGPEPPKSRLQSYYDEPIKAGIIASMAWAVVAMFVGVWVAALLAFPDLTFDSAWASFGRLRPVHTSGVIFGFGGNALIATSLHVVQRTSRARLPDQLSAWFVLVGYNLFCILAASGYLLGVTQSKEYAEAEWYADIWLVIVWVTYFILYIRTLARRKEPHIYVANWYFMAFILVVAILHIINNLAIPVSLGHAKSYTIWSGVQDAMVQWWYGHNAVAFFLTAGFLGMLYYYLPIRAQRPIFSYRLSILSFWGITFFYMWAGSHHLHYTALPHWVQTLGMTFSVMLLVPSWASAGNALLTLNGAWHRVRDDATLRFMMVAAVFYGISTFEGSFLAIRPVNSLSHYTDWTVGHVHAGALGWVALITFGSLYTLVPSLWKREAMYSPALVEWHFWLSLAGTLVYIFAMWNSGIIQGLMWRTYTEEGTLAYSFLDSLRAMYPYYIARTLGGLLFLIGAVIGAYNMWRTIRAASAQAPFEGDVPLQAATAAGRA, from the coding sequence ATGATACTGACCTTGACCGAGACCGAACGCCAGATCGCGCTCGCCATTTCCGTTGCCGTCGGTCTGTGCGGCCTCGTTCTCGCAGCGGCAGGCAATCAGGACACAATGGAAATCCACGGCTGGCTGATCCTGGCCATTGCCGCCATTTGCGCCATCATCGTAATCCGCGGCATCTGGGGACCGGAACCGCCAAAATCCCGTTTGCAAAGCTACTATGACGAGCCCATCAAGGCCGGCATCATCGCCAGCATGGCTTGGGCGGTGGTGGCGATGTTCGTGGGGGTCTGGGTCGCCGCGCTGCTGGCATTCCCTGACCTGACGTTTGACAGTGCCTGGGCGAGCTTCGGCCGCTTGCGACCGGTGCACACCAGCGGCGTGATCTTCGGCTTTGGCGGCAACGCGCTCATCGCCACCTCGCTGCATGTCGTGCAGCGGACCTCGCGGGCGCGTCTTCCCGATCAGCTTTCGGCCTGGTTCGTGCTGGTGGGCTACAACCTGTTCTGCATCCTCGCGGCCAGCGGTTATCTGCTCGGGGTTACCCAATCGAAGGAATATGCCGAGGCCGAATGGTATGCCGACATCTGGCTGGTGATCGTCTGGGTGACCTACTTCATCCTCTACATCCGGACGCTCGCACGCCGCAAGGAACCACACATTTATGTGGCCAACTGGTACTTCATGGCCTTCATTCTCGTCGTCGCGATACTCCATATCATCAACAATCTCGCGATTCCGGTCTCGCTGGGCCATGCGAAGAGCTACACCATCTGGTCGGGCGTCCAGGATGCTATGGTGCAGTGGTGGTATGGTCATAACGCCGTCGCCTTCTTCCTGACGGCGGGCTTCCTGGGCATGCTCTATTACTACCTGCCCATCCGGGCCCAGCGGCCGATCTTCTCCTACCGTCTCTCGATCCTGAGCTTTTGGGGCATTACCTTCTTCTACATGTGGGCGGGTTCCCACCACCTTCATTATACCGCCCTACCGCACTGGGTTCAGACGCTGGGCATGACCTTCTCGGTGATGCTCCTCGTGCCGTCATGGGCTTCGGCTGGCAACGCCTTGCTAACATTGAACGGCGCCTGGCACCGCGTGCGCGATGATGCGACGCTCCGCTTCATGATGGTCGCGGCGGTGTTTTATGGCATCTCGACCTTTGAAGGTTCGTTCCTCGCCATCCGGCCCGTCAATTCGCTTTCGCATTACACCGACTGGACGGTTGGCCATGTTCACGCCGGCGCGCTCGGCTGGGTGGCGCTCATCACCTTCGGCTCGCTCTACACGCTGGTGCCGTCCTTGTGGAAGCGCGAGGCGATGTATTCGCCCGCCTTGGTCGAGTGGCACTTCTGGCTCTCGCTTGCCGGCACTCTTGTCTACATTTTTGCCATGTGGAACTCGGGCATCATCCAGGGCCTGATGTGGCGGACCTATACGGAGGAAGGCACGCTAGCCTACTCCTTCCTGGATTCGCTCAGAGCCATGTATCCCTATTACATCGCGCGTACGCTCGGCGGCCTTCTGTTCCTGATCGGTGCTGTGATCGGCGCCTACAATATGTGGAGGACCATTCGCGCCGCCTCGGCCCAGGCGCCGTTCGAAGGCGACGTCCCGCTACAGGCCGCGACGGCGGCGGGGAGGGCCTGA